From one Lycium barbarum isolate Lr01 chromosome 6, ASM1917538v2, whole genome shotgun sequence genomic stretch:
- the LOC132600105 gene encoding uncharacterized protein LOC132600105, with the protein MNKYHPRLLHSYPGLLLFGDHVFPYTFFVFNPITQEEITIKHTLGAGSICGFYLCPLTRELKILYAKVRSRGCQYLIYTIWSQTWRRIRSPALNSIPTYLSPAIVNGAMHWIMDREFGEEDGIPPCSIAILMFRLDTEELSHMPHLGTQRSSRQSRECRTHETMSLLVKEEHLSFCQLRIHEKAMDIWILEDCEMWAWIRSYRVNLDLDVNVFPYHSPSAYCESELIHWGMAQFVKPSSIHDGELLICWSLRGLFLYDLDGNTVRRIEPQGRSSTLTPFTCMPYTKSLRHIV; encoded by the coding sequence ATGAATAAGTACCATCCACGTCTTTTACATTCTTATCCAGGACTACTTCTTTTTGGCGACCATGTTTTCCCTTAtacattttttgtttttaatcCCATAACACAAGAGGAAATAACCATAAAGCACACGCTCGGTGCTGGCAGCATCTGTGGTTTTTATTTGTGTCCATTGACTAGGGAACTTAAGATTCTTTATGCTAAAGTGCGAAGTAGAGGCTGTCAATATTTAATTTACACTATCTGGAGTCAAACTTGGAGGAGAATTCGTTCACCTGCTTTGAATTCCATCCCTACTTATCTCTCTCCTGCAATTGTTAATGGTGCAATGCATTGGATTATGGATCGAGAATTTGGGGAAGAGGATGGCATCCCTCCTTGCTCAATTGCAATTTTGATGTTTAGATTGGATACAGAAGAACTCTCTCACATGCCTCATCTTGGAACACAACGTAGCTCAAGACAATCACGTGAATGCCGAACACATGAAACAATGTCTCTTCTAGTGAAGGAAGAGCATCTGTCTTTCTGCCAATTGCGTATTCATGAGAAAGCAATGGACATATGGATCTTGGAGGACTGTGAGATGTGGGCATGGATCAGAAGCTACAGGGTTAATCTTGATCTTGATGTGAATGTTTTCCCTTACCATTCGCCTTCTGCTTATTGCGAATCTGAGCTGATACATTGGGGCATGGCACAGTTTGTAAAGCCTTCAAGCATTCATGATGGTGAACTACTAATATGCTGGTCTCTGAGAGGATTGTTTCTTTATGATTTGGATGGTAATACGGTGAGGAGAATTGAGCCACAAGGAAGAAGCTCTACATTAACCCCATTCACTTGTATGCCTTACACCAAGAGCCTCCGTCACATTGTCTAA
- the LOC132598499 gene encoding LOW QUALITY PROTEIN: pleiotropic drug resistance protein 3-like (The sequence of the model RefSeq protein was modified relative to this genomic sequence to represent the inferred CDS: deleted 1 base in 1 codon), whose translation MAQLFGSDDIESIRMDLSEIGRSLRSSFRRQSSSFRSNSALSASEKDDVVDEENMLAWAAIERLPTFDRLRSSVFEEINGNEANVKTKRVTDVTKLGAVERHVFIEKMIKHIEHDNLQMLHKIRKRIDKVGVELPTVEVRFENLTIEAECELVQGKPLPTLWNSLKSIMMEMIQFAQQNLARLPGLQSEVAKIKIINDVSGVIKPGRMTLLLGPPGCGKTTLLKALSGNLDKSLEVSGEIFYNGYKLDEFVPQKTSAYISQNDLHIHEMTVRETLDYSSRFQGVGSRSDIMIDLSRREKEAGIVPDADIDTYMKAISVEGQKTNLQTDYILKILGLDICADTLVGDAMRRGISGGQKKRLTTGELMVGPTKALFMDEISNGLDSSTTYQIVACLQQLAHITDATILVSLLQPTPETFDLFDDIILMAEGKILYHGPRNYALEFFESCGLKCPERKGVADFLQEVTSRKDQAQYWHGAKETYRFVSVDTLSRKFKESPYRKKLNEELSVLFDNSRSHRNSVTFRDYSLPKWELFRACISREFLLMKRNSFIYIFKTLQLVIIASISMTVFVRTPMDTDLVHANYYMGALFYALVILLVDGFPELSMTITRLAVFYKQNDLCFYPAWAYAIPATILKIPLSLLESVIWTCLTYYVIGFSPEAGRFFRQLLLLFAVHMTSISMFRFLASVCRTIVASAAAGSLSVLFVFLFSGFIIPRHSMPIWLKWAFWISPLTYGEIGLSVNEFLAPRWQKTLATNTTIGNEVLESHGLNFNGYFYWVSVCALFGLTILFNIGFTLALTYLKAPGSRAIISAAKYSQIEGSSDSFDKTDAEENSKTTIPRTTMYSHEEAGRMVLPFEPLSLVFQDVQYYIDTPMAMKELGFAQNRLQLLSDITGALRPGVLTALMGVSGAGKTTLLDVLAGRKTSGYVEGEIKVGGYPKVQETFARVSGYCEQTDIHSPQITVEESVIFSARLRLHPQIDSKTKYEFVKEVLETTELDGIKDMLVGMPVVSGLSTEQRKRLTIAVELVANPSIIFMDEPTTGLDARSAAIVMRAVKNVAETARTIVCTIHQPSIDIFEAFDELILLKTGGRMIYWGPLGQNSCKMIEYFEGISGVPKIKNNFNPATYMLEVTSTSNEAEISVDFAEVYKNSALHKNNEELVKNLSFPPAGSKDLHFPTRFSQNGWGQFKTCFWKQYLSYWRSPSYNLIRSLHMLFASVVFGLLFWDKAKKLDNQQSVFSIFGAMFSAVMFCGINNSSSVLPYVTTERSVLYRERFAGMYASWAYALAQVAIEIPYLLVQALAYTVITYPMMGFYWSAYKVFWYFYSMFCTLLYFTYLGMMLVSMTPNFPVAATLQSSFYTMFNLFAGFLMPKAQIPKWWIWFYYLIPTSWTLNGMLTSQYGDVQTEITVFGEKKTVAAFIRDYFGFHHNQLPIVAVVLIAYPLVFAILFAFFIRKLNFQRR comes from the exons ATGGCTCAGCTGTTTGGTTCGGACGATATAGAGTCGATTAGAATGGATCTCTCAGAGATTGGAAGAAGCTTGAGATCATCATTCAGGCGCCAGAGTTCGAGTTTCAGGAGCAATTCAGCCTTGAGTGCTTCTGAAAAGGACGATGTTGTAGATGAGGAGAACATGTTGGCCTGGGCTGCAATTGAGAGGCTGCCAACTTTTGACAGATTGAGATCATCTGTCTTTGAGGAAATCAATGGCAATGAGGCCAATGTTAAGACGAAAAGGGTAACTGATGTTACCAAGCTCGGAGCTGTAGAAAGGCATGTTTTCATAGAAAAGATGATTAAGCACATTGAACATGACAACCTTCAAATGTTGCACAAAATCAGAAAGAGAATTGACAA AGTTGGTGTAGAATTGCCTACAGTGGAAGTGAGATTTGAAAATTTAACCATTGAAGCAGAATGTGAGCTAGTCCAGGGAAAGCCTCTCCCTACTCTTTGGAATTCTCTCAAAAGCATAATGATGGAAA TGATTCAATTTGCTCAACAGAACCTTGCCAGGCTTCCAGGTCTACAGTCAGAAGTGGCCAAGATTAAAATCATTAATGATGTCAGTGGCGTAATAAAACCCGGACG AATGACTCTATTGCTTGGACCTCCTGGATGTGGAAAAACAACACTACTGAAAGCACTTTCAGGAAACCTGGACAAATCACTTGAG GTTTCTGGGGAGATTTTTTACAATGGTTATAAATTGGACGAGTTTGTACCACAGAAAACTTCTGCATATATAAGCCAAAATGACCTACACATCCATGAAATGACCGTTAGAGAAACACTAGATTATTCATCTCGTTTTCAAGGAGTTGGAAGCAGATCAG ATATTATGATTGACCTAAGCAGAAGGGAGAAAGAAGCAGGAATTGTTCCTGATGCAGATATAGATACTTACATGAAG GCTATTTCTGTTGAAGGACAAAAGACAAACCTGCAGACAGATTATATTCTGAAG ATTCTTGGGCTTGATATTTGTGCTGACACATTGGTTGGTGATGCCATGAGAAGAGGTATATCGGGTGGTCAAAAGAAAAGACTGACAACAG GAGAGCTGATGGTTGGTCCCACAAAAGCGTTATTTATGGATGAAATATCAAATGGCTTAGATAGCTCGACTACATACCAGATTGTTGCTTGCCTTCAGCAGCTGGCACATATTACAGATGCCACTATACTTGTCTCGCTTCTTCAACCAACGCCAGAGACCTTTGATCTCTTTGATGATATAATTCTGATGGCTGAGGGAAAAATTCTTTACCACGGGCCAAGAAATTATGCTTTAGAATTTTTTGAAAGCTGTGGGTTAAAATGTCCTGAAAGGAAAGGGGTGGCTGACTTCCTCCAGGAG GTGACATCGAGAAAAGATCAAGCTCAGTATTGGCATGGAGCTAAAGAAACCTATAGATTCGTGTCAGTTGATACATTATCAAGAAAATTTAAGGAATCTCCTTACAGGAAAAAGCTGAATGAGGAACTTTCTGTTCTGTTTGACAATTCCCGGAGTCATAGAAATTCTGTAACCTTTCGTGACTATTCACTTCCTAAATGGGAACTCTTTCGAGCTTGTATATCAAGAGAATTCCTTCTGATGAAAAGGAATTCTTTTATCTACATATTCAAAACTCTTCAG CTTGTCATCATTGCATCCATAAGTATGACTGTATTTGTGAGAACTCCGATGGATACTGATCTTGtacatgcaaattattatatggGAGCTCTGTTTTATGCTCTCGTCATTCTTCTTGTGGATGGATTCCCTGAGCTATCCATGACAATAACAAGACTTGCAGTTTTCTATAAACAGAACGACTTGTGCTTTTACCCAGCATGGGCGTATGCAATTCCTGCTACGATTCTCAAGATCCCTCTCTCTCTATTAGAATCTGTCATTTGGACATGTCTGACCTATTATGTCATTGGTTTCAGCCCTGAGGCTGGAAG GTTCTTCCGGCAATTACTTCTATTATTTGCTGTGCACATGACATCGATATCCATGTTCCGTTTCTTGGCATCTGTCTGCCGGACTATTGTTGCTTCTGCAGCTGCTGGTAGTTTATCAGTCTTATTCGTCTTTTTATTCAGCGGATTCATAATACCAAGAC ACTCGATGCCAATTTGGCTGAAATGGGCATTTTGGATTTCTCCGCTGACATATGGTGAGATAGGTCTTTCTGTAAATGAATTTCTGGCCCCAAGATGGCAAAAG ACGCTCGCAACAAACACAACTATAGGGAATGAAGTCCTTGAAAGCCATGGGTTAAACTTTAATGGATATTTCTATTGGGTATCAGTTTGTGCCTTATTTGGCCTTACAATACTGTTTAACATCGGTTTCACCTTGGCCTTAACTTACTTAAAAG CTCCTGGTTCTCGTGCCATTATATCAGCCGCTAAGTACTCCCAAATAGAAGGAAGTAGCGATTCTTTTGATAAAACAGATGCAGAAGAAAATTCCAAGACCACAATTCCTAGAACCACAATGTATTCTCATGAAGAAGCAG gaaGAATGGTTCTACCTTTCGAACCCCTATCTCTTGTGTTTCAAGATGTTCAGTACTATATTGACACTCCTATG GCAATGAAGGAGCTTGGTTTCGCACAAAATAGGCTCCAACTTCTTTCGGATATTACTGGCGCACTTAGACCTGGTGTCCTTACAGCCCTTATGGGTGTCAGTGGGGCCGGAAAAACTACCCTCCTTGATGTCCTTGCCGGTAGAAAAACAAGTGGTTATGTTGAAGGAGAAATAAAAGTTGGTGGGTACCCTAAAGTTCAAGAGACATTTGCTAGAGTTTCAGGTTATTGTGAGCAGACAGACATACATTCTCCTCAGATAACTGTAGAAGAATCAGTTATATTTTCTGCTCGGCTACGACTTCATCCTCAGATTGACTCCAAAACGAAATAT GAGTTTGTGAAAGAAGTCCTTGAGACCACTGAGCTAGATGGAATAAAAGATATGTTGGTTGGGATGCCGGTTGTCAGCGGGCTTTCAACTGAACAACGTAAACGGCTGACAATCGCTGTGGAGCTTGTCGCAAATCCCTCAATTATCTTCATGGATGAACCCACAACAGGGTTGGATGCAAGGTCAGCTGCAATTGTAATGCGGGCTGTGAAAAATGTTGCTGAAACAGCAAGAACAATAGTTTGCACCATCCACCAACCGAGCATTGACATATTTGAAGCATTTGATGAG CTGATTCTATTGAAAACTGGTGGGCGCATGATCTACTGGGGACCACTCGGACAAAATTCATGTAAAATGATTGAATATTTTGAG GGTATCTCTGGTGTGCCAAAAATAAAGAACAACTTCAATCCAGCAACATATATGTTAGAGGTTACATCAACATCTAACGAAGCTGAGATTAGCGTAGACTTCGCTGAAGTATACAAGAATTCTGCTCTACACAA AAATAATGAAGAGCTTGTGAAGAATCTGAGTTTTCCCCCAGCTGGTTCAAAAGATTTGCATTTCCCCACTCGGTTTTCACAGAATGGCTGGGGACAATTCAAGACTTGCTTCTGGAAGCAATACTTATCCTACTGGAGGAGTCCTTCATACAATTTGATACGCTCTCTGCACATGCTTTTTGCTTCTGTTGTTTTTGGATTGCTCTTTTGGGATAAAGCGAAGAAACT AGACAACCAGCAGAGC GTTTTCAGTATATTTGGTGCTATGTTTAGTGCAGTGATGTTCTGTGGCATAAATAATTCATCTTCAGTTTTACCATATGTGACCACGGAGCGATCAGTACTATACCGCGAAAGATTTGCTGGGATGTATGCTTCATGGGCTTATGCATTAGCACAG GTGGCAATTGAAATTCCATATCTTTTAGTTCAAGCACTTGCATATACTGTCATCACATATCCAATGATGGGATTTTATTGGTCGGCCTACAAGGTTTTCTGGTACTTCTATTCGATGTTCTGCACATTGTTGTACTTCACATACTTGGGAATGATGCTTGTTTCGATGACGCCAAACTTTCCAGTAGCTGCAACTCTTCAGTCATCCTTTTACACAATGTTCAACCTCTTTGCTGGATTCTTGATGCCAAAAGCC CAAATACCAAAATGGTGGATCTGGTTCTACTATCTAATACCTACATCATGGACGTTAAATGGGATGCTTACTTCACAATATGGAGATGTACAAACGGAGATTACTGTGTTTGGAGAAAAGAAAACAGTAGCAGCCTTTATTAGGGACTACTTTGGATTTCACCACAATCAATTACCTATCGTAGCTGTTGTTTTGATTGCATACCCCCTTGTTTTTGCCATTCTATTTGCATTTTTCATCAGGAAATTGAATTTCCAGAGAAGGTGA